A stretch of DNA from Candidatus Pantoea bituminis:
GCGACCGGTGTGCGTGAATCGGCGCGTTTCTATGTTGAGCTGGCGAAGTTGGGCGTCAACATTAAGTGCTTTGACGTCGGCGGTGGTTTGGGCGTCGATTATGAAGGCACGCGTTCGCAGTCAGATTGTTCAGTGAACTATGGCCTGAACGAATACGCCAACAACGTGATTTGGGCGATCGGCGATGCGTGCGACGAACACGGTTTGGAACATCCAACGGTGATCACCGAATCGGGTCGTGCCGTCACTGCGCATCATACGGTGCTGGTGTCGAATATCATCGGTGTCGAACGCAACGAGTTCAGCGAGCCTGAAACGCCAGCAGCAGATGCGCCGCGCCCGATTCTGAGCATGTGGGAAACCTGGCAAGAGATGCACGAGCCGAGCACGCGTCGCTCGCTACGTGAATGGCTGCATGACAGCCAGATGGATCTGTTTGATATCCACACCGGTTACTCATCCGGCACTTACGATCTTAAACAGCGTTCATGGGCTGAACAGCTTTATCTCAGCATTTGTCATTACATTCAGCAGCATCTTGACCCAAGTAATCGCGCACACCGTCCGATTATCGACGAACTGCAAGAGCGCATGGCGGACAAAATGTACGTCAACTTCTCGCTGTTCCAGTCGATGCCGGATGCATGGGGTATCGATCAGCTATTCCCGGTGCTTCCGCTGGAAGGGCTGAACAAGAAGCCGGAGCGCCGTGCGGTGCTGCTCGACATTACCTGTGATTCCGACGGCACTATCGATCACTACGTTGATGGCGACGGCATTGCTACCACCATGCCGATGCCGGAATACGACGTTGATAATCCGCCTATGCTGGGCTTCTTTATGGTGGGTGCTTATCAGGAAATTTTGGGCAACATGCACAACCTGTTTGGTGATACCGAAGCGGTTGATGTCTATGCGCGTCCAAATGGCGACGTTGAAGTGCAGCTTTCTGACGAAGGCGATACCGTTGCTGATATGTTGCGCTACGTTCAGCTTGATCCCAACGAGCTGATGACGCTGTTCCGTAATCAGGTTACTGAAACTGAACTGGATGAGGAGTTGCGCGAACAATTCCTACAAGAGTTCGAAAGCGGTCTTTACGGCTATACCTATTTAGAAGACGAGTAATAGTAGTGCTGCACAGGATAAAAATCCCGTTGCAGCCTGTTTTCTCTACGTCGATAATCTAGCTAATACCTATCCCTTCCTCGTCGGGTTTAACGACGCGGAGGGGATTTTTTCATCTATACCTTAAGCTGCATGCGGGCTTGGCCCGACTCACGGATATATAGAGGACGATTTATGTATAACACCCTGGGCAATCAGTACGATAACTCCCTGGTCTCTAACGCCTTCGGTTTCATGCGTTTCCCGATCAACTTTCAACCCTACGAAAGCGATGCTGAATGGGTCATCACTGGCGTTCCTTTTGATGCCGCAACGTCGGGCCGTCCGGGAAGCCGTCTTGGACCGGGCGCGATTCGTCAGATCTCAACCAACCTGGCGTGGGAAGGCTGCCGCTGGCCGTGGGATTTCGATCTGCGTCAGCGTTTAAATGTCGTGGATTGCGGCGATCTGGTTTACGCCTTTGGTGATTCACAGGATCTTTCAGACAAGCTGCAGGCACACGCCGAAAAACTGCTGGCAAACGGCAAGCGCATGATGACTTTTGGTGGCGACCATTACGTCACGCTGCCGCTGCTGCGTGCCCATGCGAAGCATTTCGGCAAGATGGCATTGGTGCATTTTGATGCACACACCGATACCTATTCCAACGGCCCAACTTTTGATCACGGCACAATGTTTTTCACCGCCCCGAAAGAAGGTTTGATCGATCCGCAGCACTCGGTGCAAATCGGCATTCGTACCGAATTTGATAAGAGCCTGGGCTTTAACGTGTTGGATGCGGCGCAGGTTAACGATCGCAGCGTGGACGACATCCTGGCGGAAGTGAAACGCCTTGTTGGCGATCTGCCGGTTTATCTCACCTTTGATATCGACTGTCTGGATCCGGCGCATGCGCCTGGCACCGGCACGCCGGTAATTGGTGGATTAACCACTGATAAAGCGACCAAGCTGATTCGCGGTCTGCAAGGTATGAATATCGTCGGGATGGATTTGGTTGAAGTCGCGCCGGGTTACGATCACGCTGATTTGACTGCGCTGGCTGCGGCTACCCTGGCGCTGGATATGCTGCATGTTCAAGCAGCGAACAAAGGCTGATTTGGCGTAAAGTCCCTTGCCGGCGGTGTTGACCCCGGCAAGGGTTGATAGGGTTATTAATAAGCCTCTATCAGGTATTCATATATCCGGTAACAATGGCTGGCAGGTTTAAAAGAGGGATTTAGTTTTATTCAGCCAATAATGCGTTGTCAGAATAATGACATTAATCTAAGAATAGAGGGTGTGAATTAAGCGTATTTTTTAATTTGCGTAATGATTTGCGTGGTAGATATATTTTCCGTTCTCGGCAGGTAAACCACTTCGCATATAGTTTTATAGTTGTCGAATTTCCCTTCCCAATCATTGCCCATGACAAGGGTATGCGCCGCGTACTTCTTAATGTATTCCTCTTTAAGCTCGAGGGATTCTTCTATAAACACCTCATCCACACAACCTATCGATGCGATGATCGCTTTTCTTTCCTGTTCTGGATAAACCGGATAACGATTTTTCTTCGCGAAATTTAAAGCATCCGATGAAATGCCAACAATTAGCCTGTCACCCTGCGATTTAGCACGTTGTAATATATTGATATGCCCAATATGTAATACATCGAAAGTACCAAAAGTGATGACCGTTTTCATTTGCGTTCCGAGTGTGGGCTACTGCAGTTACTTCATCGACTCAATTTAAGCGAAACTTAAATAACTGCTCAGGGATGGATGTCAGCAGCGTGACAGGTGATCAGCAACTAGACTTACTGGCGGAAGATTAATCTCTGGAGGCAGTTATGAGTTTTCTTGACGAATTGGTTGGATCGCTGGGGAACGGACAAGGGCAGGGCAACAAGCTTGGGCAGTTGCAGGCGATCTGGAATTGGGTGCAGGAGCAGGGCGGTATAGAAGTGCTGCTGCATAAATTTCAGCAAGGTGGTTTGGGTGAAGTGCTGGGTTCATGGATCGGTACTGGGAATAATCAGCCAGTAGGTGGGAACGATATCCAGTCTGCGTTTGGACAGGGTGAATTGCAGTCGCTGGCAGATAAGCTGGGCACTGATGTGCAAGGTGCATCCGGCACGTTAGCCGCGCTGCTGCCGCAGTTGATCGATAAGATGTCGCCGCAAGGGCAGATGGATGAACAGACATTGCATGATAAGCAACTGGATTTAGGAACGATGGTTGATCAACTGTTTAAACGTTAGTCAAAAGCGGGCTTTAATGAAATTGTGCTGGCTTTCCCCACCTCGGTCCTCCCCCATAAATGGAGGAGGAAGAGGCTGCTTTATGTAAGCGTTTAAGCTGTTTTTGGCAGCGTCTCCTTTCGAAACGGCATTGTGCTGGCTTTCCCCACCTCGCTCCTCTCCCATACAGGGAGGAGGAAGACGCTGCTTTATGTAAGCGTTTGAGCTGTTTTTGGCAGCGTCTCCTTTCGAAACGGCATTGTGCTGGCTTCCCCCACCTCGCTCCTCTCCCATAAAGGGAGGAGGAAGACGCTGCTTTATGTGGGCATTGAAGCTGTTTTTGGCAGCGTCTCCTTGCTCCGCTTGACAGGGGAAGGCCGGGATAGAGGACAGCACTATCTCCAACAGAAAACTACTTACTGTCTGCCGCGATACGTTCGCGAATATGCTCCGCACGCTCTTCAGAGGCAGGATGCGAATCAAACATTGTGCTTTGGCGTCCTTCCTCTAGCTTCGCTAATTTCTCAAAACTGGTGACCAATCCATTTGGATCGATGTTGCGTTTCTTCATCAAGTCATAGGAGTAATCATCAGCCTGCGATTCTTGCGTCTGCGAGAATTGCGCGTTAACCAGTTTCTCACCCAACTCGCCTAACTGAGATTGCGAAAGCGAACCGATTACGCCACCAACCGACGCGGCTGCAGTGCGCGCAGCGGTAGTGCCGTAAGCAACCTGCATCGCTTTGCGCGTATGGCCCAAGGCAACGTGACCCATTTCGTGGCCGAGTACACCTTCTACTTCATTATCGGTCATCATATCCATCAAGCCGCTGTAAACACGGATACAGCCGTTGGCCATTGCCCATGCGTTAACGTCTTTGGTTTGATAAACCTTGTAATTGGCAGGAACGCCATTGATGTTGTCACCGAGTGCGGCGGCAATCTTATTTAAACGCTGCTGATATTCACTGTTGGCGGGCGCAATCTGGTTCTCTTTATCCATCTGTTCACAAGATTGATTGCTCAGCTGTTTCACCTGATCATCGCTCAGCGTGTAAGCCTGATACGCCTGCGCACCAGATTGCAGTAGCGCATTATTGTCAAACCCGGCGCAGCTACTCAGCAGCACTGTAATTCCAAGAGCTACAGCCGTTTTTTGGATTTTCATTCCATCATCCTTTTGGTAACAAGGTAAGAAAAACAAACACCTGAAACATAGGCAGGTATTTAAAGGTGTTTTTTATAACGCGGTGTCTCACGCTTTGCTAGCAGACTACGCTGAGAAAGCCAGACGAAGCGGAGACATTTAGCCATTTGCAGCATGTACTTTTGCCCTTAGTTTCATGTACATTGATGTGCAACTTTTTCCTTGCTTCGCTTGATAACTGATTAATTACAATAAGTTAAGACGCTAAGCATTAATCCGACCTGGAGTAGAAAATGCCCTCTCGTAAAGAGCTCGCCAACGCCATTCGCGCATTAAGTATGGATGCAGTACAGAAAGCTAAATCGGGACATCCGGGTGCCCCAATGGGCATGGCGGATATCGCCGAAGTACTGTGGCGTGGCTACCTGAATCACAACCCAACTAACCCACTGTGGGCCGATCGCGACCGTTTTGTCCTCTCTAACGGTCACGGCTCCATGCTGATTTACAGCTTGCTGCACCTTTCCGGCTATGATCTGCCGATGAGCGAGCTGGAAAACTTCCGTCAGCTGCATTCTAAAACTCCAGGTCACCCGGAATACGGCTACACCGTTGGCGTTGAAACCACCACCGGTCCGCTGGGCCAGGGCATCGCTAACGCAGTAGGCTTCGCCATTGCCGAGCGTACGCTGGCAGCGCAGTTCAACCGTCCAGGCCATGACATCGTAGATCACAATACCTACGTCTTCATGGGCGATGGTTGCATGATGGAAGGCATCTCACACGAAGTTTGCTCGCTGGCGGGTACGCTGAAGTTAGGCAAGCTGGTTGCCTTTTATGATGACAACGGCATTTCTATCGATGGTCACATTGATGGCTGGTTCACCGACGACACCGCTAAGCGCTTCGAAGCGTATGGCTGGCACGTGGTGCGCGGCGTTGATGGTCATAACGCAGATGCAATTGCTCAAGCCATCGAAGAAGCGAAAGCGGTTAGCGACAAGCCTTCACTGCTGATGTGCAAAACCGTGATCGGTTTCGGTTCTCCAAACAAAGCCGGTACGCACGATTCACACGGCGCACCGCTGGGCGACGACGAAATCGCACTGACCCGCAAACAGCTGGGCTGGGAACATGCGCCGTTCGTTATTCCTTCAGAAATCTATGCTGAATGGGATGCGAAAGAAGTTGGCCAGGCGAAAGAAGCAACCTGGAACGAGAAGTTTGCGGCCTATGCTAAAGAAAACCCAGAGCTGGCGGCTGAATTCAAGCGTCGCGTAAGCAACGAACTGCCTGCTAACTGGCAAGAAGAGTCGCAGAAATTTGTTGAGCAGCTGCAGGCTAATCCAGCCAAAATCGCCAGCCGCAAAGCGTCACAGAATGCTATCGAAGCTTTCGGTAAGATTCTGCCAGAATATTTAGGCGGTTCCGCTGACCTGGCGCCAAGTAACCTGACTATTTGGTCTGGATCCAAGCCAATCAATGAAGATGCAGCCGGTAACTACATTCACTACGGCGTGCGCGAATTTGGTATGACCGCAATTGCTAACGGTCTGGCGCTGCACGGTGGTTTCCTGCCTTACACCGCAACCTTCCTGATGTTCGTTGAATATGCGCGTAACGCGGCGCGTATGGCGGCACTGATGAAGATCCGTCAGATCATGGTTTATACCCATGACTCTATCGGTCTGGGCGAAGATGGCCCAACGCACCAGCCGGTTGAGCAAATGGCGAGCCTGCGTACCACGCCAAACATGAGCTTGTGGCGTCCATGTGACCAGGTTGAATCTGCAGTGGCATGGAAATATGCCATTGAGCGTAAAGACGGCCCAAGCGCGCTGATCTTCTCGCGTCAGAACCTTGCACAGCAGGAACGTACCGCTGAGCAGCTGGCAAACGTAGCGCGTGGTGGTTACGTGCTCAAGGATTCTGCAGGCACGCCTGAGTTGATCCTGATCGCCACCGGTTCAGAAGTTGAGCTGGCCGTAGCTGCTTACGACAAGCTGACCAGCGAAGGCCGTAAAGTGCGCGTCGTGTCTATGCCATCTACTGATGCATTCGACAAGCAGAGCGATGAATACCGTGAGTCTGTGCTGCCAAAAGCCGTCAGCGCACGCGTAGCAATCGAAGCGGGCATTGCAGATTACTGGTTTAAATACACCGGTCTGAACGGCGCAATCATCGGTATGACCAGCTTCGGCGAATCCGCTCCGGCTGACCAGCTGTTTGAACTGTTTGGTTTTACCGTCGACAACGTCGTGGCAAAAGCCAAAGCGCTGTTAGCGTAACGGGATACTATAGCAGCGCAGCCGCGCTGTTTAGCATGCTTATAAGGGACGAGCGCATTCGTCCCTTTTTGACGCTTTATTCCTACAGTAATAATCGTTTTTTATGCATATTTGTGACGCAGATCCAAATATAAGCAGCGTAATTGATCACAATCATTCCTGTTATTCCTTCCTTCCCTTATCCTCGCTGAACCGTTTCAGTTGTTGCTTCAGATAATCCTGTTTCGGACGATGCCGGGTAATAATCTCCTGTACAAAACGCAGGAGAACGCTCAGGCTAACGGCACGTTTTTTCAGTCAGATTTGGCAGGAGAAAGATGACCGTCCGGGTAGCAATAAATGGTTTTGGCCGTATTGGACGCAACGTATTGCGCGCACTGTATGAAACAGGGCGACGTGCTGAAATCACCGTGGTGGCGATCAACGAGCTGGCAGAAGCTGTCGGCATGGCGCATTTGCTAAAGTACGACACCAGCCACGGTCGTTTCGCGTTTGATGTGCGTCAGGAGCGCGATCTGTTGTGGGTGGGTGATGACACCATTCGCATCTTGCATCAGGCCGAACTAAAGGGGTTGCCGTGGCGCGAGCTGAACGTGGATGTAGTGCTGGATTGTACCGGCGTTTACGGATCGCGTGCGGATGGTGAAGCACATCTGCAAGCGGGTGCGAAAAAAGTCTTGTTCTCCCATCCGGGTGGCAACGACCTCGACGCAACAGTGGTGTTCGGTGTTAACGAACAGGCTCTTAAACAATCTGACCGCATCGTGTCCAATGCATCCTGTACCACGAACTGCATTATCCCCGTGATCAAGCTGCTGGACGACGCCTTTGGCATCGAATCTGGCACAGTAACGACAATTCACTCGGCGATGCACGATCAACAGGTGATTGATGCTTATCACAGCGACCTGCGCCGCACGCGTGCAGCAAGTCAGTCAATCATTCCGGTGGATACGCGTTTAGCGGCTGGCATTACCCGTATTTTTCCGAAATTCAACGACCGCTTTGAAGCGATAGCGGTGCGTGTGCCGACCATCAACGTGACAGCCATTGATCTCAGTGTTTCTGTGCGTCAGGGCGTAAAGGCGTGTGAAGTTAACGCTTTGTTGCAAAGCGCGGCAGAGGGTGCATTTCGTGGTATAGTTGACTATACAGAATTACCGTTAGTCTCAGTCGATTTTAACCATGATCCGCACAGTGCCATTGTGGACGGTACGCAAACGCGGGTCAGCGGTCAGCACCTGATCAAGACCTTGGTTTGGTGTGACAACGAATGGGGCTTTGCTAACCGAATGCTCGACACGACGTTAGCAATGGCCGCAAGCGGTTTCAGGTAAGACGCGGTCTGCGTCTGGCAAAACTTACGAGAATCAACGAGAGGATTCACCATGTCTGTAATTAAGATGACCGATCTGGATCTTGCTGGCAAACGCGTTCTGATCCGTGCCGATCTCAACGTACCAGTGAAAGAAGGGAAAGTGACGTCTGATGCACGTATCCGTGCTTCTCTGCCTACCATCGAAGCGGCGTTGAAACAGGGCGCGAAAGTGATGGTTACCTCTCACCTGGGTCGTCCGACCGAAGGTGAATACAACGAAGAGTTCTCTCTGCTGCCGGTCGTTAACTATCTGAAAGATAAGCTGAGCGGCACTAACGTTACCCTGGCTAAAGAATACCTTGAAGGCGTTGAAGTCGGTGCAGGTGAGCTGGTGGTTCTGGAAAACGTTCGCTTTAACAAAGGCGAAAAGAAAGATGACGAAGCACTGTCTAAAAAATACGCTGCACTGTGCGACGTATTCGTGATGGATGCTTTCGGTACTGCGCACCGTGCACAAGCTTCAACCCACGGCGTAGGTAAATTCGCGCCTATCGCATGTGCAGGCCCGCTGCTTTCTGCCGAGCTGGAAGCTCTGGGTAAAGTGATGAACAACCCGCAGCGTCCGCTGGTCGCAGTCGTGGGTGGGTCAAAAGTATCGACCAAATTCGACGTGTTGCAATCACTGGTTAAAATCGCTGACAAAGTTATCGTCGGCGGCGGTATCGCTAACACCTTCGTCGCAATCGACAACAACGTCGGTAAATCGCTGTACGAGCCAGACTTTGTAGCCGCAGCAAAAGAGCTGCGCGATCAGTACGGTATTCCGGTTCCAACTGATTCTCGCGTTGGCACAGAATTCTCTGAAACTGCCCCGTCTACCGTGAAAAAGGTTTCCGAAGTGGCGGATAACGAAGAGATTATGGACTTCGGCGACGAAACTGCACAGGCGATGGCTGCCATTCTGAAAGATGCGAAAACCATCCTGTGGAACGGCCCGGTGGGTGTGTTCGAATTCCCGAACTTCCGTAAAGGCACCGAAATCGTTGCCAACGCTATTGCAGACAGCGAAGCTTTCTCTGTTGCAGGCGGCGGCGATACCTTAGCGGCAATCGACCTGTTCGGCATTGAAGACAAAATTTCCTACATCTCAACCGGCGGCGGCGCGTTCCTGGAATTCGTCGAAGGCAAAAAATTGCCAGCGGTTGCCATGTTGGAAGAGCGTGCGAAGCAGTAATCCTTTGGGGGCGATGCCAGATGGCGTCGCCTGAAGACTTGCCCGATTGGGCGTTTAAATCGTACCCCTTTTAAGGGGAAGCACGATCACGAAACAGGACACAATCATGTCTAAAATTTTTGATTTCGTTAAACCCGGCGTAGTCACTGGTGACGACGTACAGAAGATCTTCAAAGTGGCGAAAGAGAATAAATTCGCCCTGCCAGCGGTAAACTGCGTCGGCACCGATTCTATCAACGCGGTTCTGGAAGCGGCGGCGAAAGCGAAAGCGCCCGTTATCGTTCAGTTCTCTAACGGTGGTGCTGCATTTATCGCCGGTAAAGGTTTCAAAACCGACAAGCCACAGGGCGCGGCAATTTTCGGCGCTATCGCCGGTGCCTATCATGTTCACCTGATGGCTGAGCAGTATGGCGTGCCTGTTATTCTGCATACCGACCACTGTGCGAAGAAACTGCTGCCGTGGATCGACGGCCTGCTGGACGCTGGCGAAGAGCACTTCAAGAAAACCGGTAAACCGCTGTTCTCTTCACACATGATCGACCTGTCTGAAGAATCACTGGAAGAAAACATCGAAATTTGCAGCAAATATCTTGAGCGTATGGCCAAACTGGATATGACGCTGGAGATCGAACTGGGCTGCACCGGCGGTGAAGAAGATGGCGTCGACAACAGCCATATGGACGCATCTGCACTCTACACCCAGCCAGAAGACGTTAACTACGCTTACGAAAAACTGAATGCCATCAGCCCACGTTTCACTATCGCTGCGTCATTCGGTAACGTTCACGGCGTTTATAAGCCAGGTAACGTGAAGCTGACACCAACCATCCTGCGTGATTCTCAGGAATTCGTGACCAAGAAACATGGCCTGGCGCATAACGCACTGGACTTCGTTTTCCACGGTGGTTCAGGTTCATCTGCTGCAGAAATCGAAGAGTCTATCGGCTACGGCGTGATCAAGATGAACATCGATACCGACACCCAATGGGCAACCTGGGACGGCATCCTGCAGTACTACAAAAAGAACGAAGGCTATCTGCAAGCGCAGCTGGGTAATCCAGAAGGTGCTGACAAGCCGAATAAGAAATACTACGACCCACGCGTATGGCTGCGCTCTGCTCAGGTATCCATGGTGGTGCGTCTTGAGCAAGCATTCAAAGAGCTCAACGCAGTTGACGTACTGTAATTAATTCTTCGTTACAGTACAAAAAAGGCCCGAAAGGGCCTTTTTTATGTCCGTTATTCTGGAAATTTCACTTAATTCCTCTGCTGTTTGGCGCTTCGCTGGATAATTGATTACCCTTGATCACGGGTGTCGGATTACATCTGGCAGTTTTTGTGCTTTCCCGACGGGAATTAACAACAGGGCTTACTAATGGAAGACTTAAACGTCGTCAATGGTATCAACACTGCGGGTAGCTGGCTGGTACGTAACCAAGCGCTGCTTCTGAGCTATGCAGTCAATATTGTGGCGGCAATTGCCATTATTATCGTCGGGATGATCATCGCCCGCATTATATCTAATGGGGTGAATCGCCTGCTGCTGGCACGTCACATTGATGCAACCGTAGCGGACTTTCTTTCTGCGCTGGTGCGCTATGGCGTAATCGCTTTTACCGTGATTGCTGCGCTGGGTCGCGTTGGGGTGCAAACCGCCTCCGTCATTGCCGTACTGGGTGCTGCCGGTTTAGCCGTAGGTTTGGCATTGCAGGGTTCGCTTTCGAATCTCGCGGCTGGCGTGCTGCTGGTGACCTTCCGTCCGTTCCGTACTGGCGAGTTTGTCGATCTCGGCGGCGTAATGGGTACCGTACTGAATGTGCAGATCTTCTCTACTACGCTGAGAAGTGCTGATGGCAAGATGGTTGTGGTGCCAAACGGCAAAATTATCAGTGGCAACATTGTTAATTTTTCACGTGAACCGGTTCGTCGGAATGAGTTCATCATTGGTGTAGCGTACGACGCGGATGTGGATGAAGTGATCGCGCTATTGAAGGAAGTGGTTGAAGCTGACGATCGCGTCTTGAAAGACAAGGGCATCCAGATTGGCTTGAATGAGCTTGCTGCATCATCACTTAACTTTGTGGTGCGCTGCTGGAGCAACAGCGGTGATCTGCAGGATGTTTACTGGGACCTGCTGAAGAACTTTAAACGCGCACTGGATGCAAAAGGTATCGGTATTCCGTACCCGCAGATGGATGTGCATTTCCATCACACCAAGCAAGCCGACGCAGCAGAATCGGCTGAACCCGTCAAAGCGGAACAACCCGTGCAAACGAAAATTTAATGACACAATGGGCGGTGCGATGCCGCCCATTAATTTATCTAATCAAACATTAAATTTTTCAATTTCCACTAATCATCTCGCGTCACTATAATCCTTTGCATCGCACCGATGTAAGGATATCTCCCTGTGTTATCTGTATTTTTTCAAGGGCTTGCGCTTGGCGCAGCACTTATTCTGCCGCTTGGCCCCCAAAATGCTTTCGTCATGAATCAGGGTGTTAAGCGTCAATATCACTTTATGACAGCAGCCCTTTGCACGTTGAGCGATATCGCGCTCATTTGTGCCGGGATTTTCGGCGGAAACGCATTACTGAGCCAATCGCCACTGCTGCTCATGCTAATTACCTGGGCTGGCGTCGCGTTTTTGCTGTGGTATGGCTGGGGAGCGTTACGTACGGCCTTTAGCGGCGATGTGACGTTGTCTGAGGAGACAGCCATCAAGCAGAGCCGCTGGCGCATCATTGCCACCGTGCTGGCGGTTACATGGCTTAATCCGCATGTTTATCTGGACACCTTTGTGGTATTGGGCAGTTTAGGCAGCCAGTTTGCATCAGAATCAGCACGGCAATGGTTCGCGTTCGGCACCATTAGCGCCTCTATTTTGTGGTTCTTTGGATTGGCGTTGTTAGCGGCCTGGCTTTCTCCGCTGCTGCGCACCGCACGCGCTCAGCGCATTATCAACCTGCTGGTGGGCACGATCATGTGGTTCATCGCCTTTCAATTGGCAAGTCAGAGCATTACGAGCTTCTAATTTAACTGCTGTTTCTCAAGCGCAGGCAAATCGCCTGCGCTTGCTACGTTTTAAAAATTAAAGCCCGCAAAAAGCCAGCCTTCAGCTAATAAGAACATTGTCCGAAACATGACGTCACTGAATTAGCGTTATGTGCACATGTCACTGCGATAGTTCTGACGTTTAAGCGGCGTTGAGCAGAACTTTTGCCATAATCACCACTCAAAGCATGGCGCATCGCTATGCGTTTTGGGCTTCGCCGCGTTGGAAGCTATTGAATTGACATCTTCAAGGAGGACTTTCATGAAACTGAAAGCATTGGCTTTGGCCGCAATGATGAGCGCTGGATTACCTTTAAGCGCACAAGCTGATGAATTACCTAATGGACCGCATGTCGTCACTTCAGGCAAGGCAACGGTTGATGCCCGCCCGGATATTGCGACCTTATCAATTGTGGTGAACGTGTCGTCAAAAGACGCCGCTGATGCCAAAAAACAAGCAGATGGGCGCGTTCAGCAATATTTTGATTTTCTGCAGAAAAACAGCATTGAGAAAAAAGATATTGATGCCGCAAATCTGAGCACACAGCCAGAATACGACTATACCAAAGAGGGTAAATCGGTTCTGAAAGGCTATCGTGCTGTGCGTGAAGTACAGGTGACGTTACGTCATCTCGATAAGCTTAATGATTTGTTGGATGGGGCACTGAAGTCGGGTCTGAATGAGATTCGCAGCGTTGAGTTGGGCGTAGCCAATCCAAACGACTATAAACAGCAAGCGCGTAAAGCCGCGATTAAAAATGCAACTC
This window harbors:
- the speA gene encoding biosynthetic arginine decarboxylase; translated protein: MSDDMKNIKGSSAGEQGALRSMQEVAMNDQDASKMLRTYNIAWWGNNYYDVNELGHISVCPDPDLPDVRVDLANLVKEREAQGQRLPALFCFPQILQHRLRSINAAFKRARESYGYKGDYFLVYPIKVNQHKRVIESLIHSGEPLGLEAGSKAELMAVLAHAGQTRSVIVCNGYKDREYIRLALIGEKMGHKVYLVLEKMTEVRLVLEEAERLNVVPRLGIRARLASQGSGKWQSSGGEKSKFGLSATQVLKLVEIMRNAGRIDSLQLLHFHLGSQMSNIRDIATGVRESARFYVELAKLGVNIKCFDVGGGLGVDYEGTRSQSDCSVNYGLNEYANNVIWAIGDACDEHGLEHPTVITESGRAVTAHHTVLVSNIIGVERNEFSEPETPAADAPRPILSMWETWQEMHEPSTRRSLREWLHDSQMDLFDIHTGYSSGTYDLKQRSWAEQLYLSICHYIQQHLDPSNRAHRPIIDELQERMADKMYVNFSLFQSMPDAWGIDQLFPVLPLEGLNKKPERRAVLLDITCDSDGTIDHYVDGDGIATTMPMPEYDVDNPPMLGFFMVGAYQEILGNMHNLFGDTEAVDVYARPNGDVEVQLSDEGDTVADMLRYVQLDPNELMTLFRNQVTETELDEELREQFLQEFESGLYGYTYLEDE
- the speB gene encoding agmatinase, translating into MYNTLGNQYDNSLVSNAFGFMRFPINFQPYESDAEWVITGVPFDAATSGRPGSRLGPGAIRQISTNLAWEGCRWPWDFDLRQRLNVVDCGDLVYAFGDSQDLSDKLQAHAEKLLANGKRMMTFGGDHYVTLPLLRAHAKHFGKMALVHFDAHTDTYSNGPTFDHGTMFFTAPKEGLIDPQHSVQIGIRTEFDKSLGFNVLDAAQVNDRSVDDILAEVKRLVGDLPVYLTFDIDCLDPAHAPGTGTPVIGGLTTDKATKLIRGLQGMNIVGMDLVEVAPGYDHADLTALAAATLALDMLHVQAANKG
- a CDS encoding pantoate--beta-alanine ligase; this translates as MKTVITFGTFDVLHIGHINILQRAKSQGDRLIVGISSDALNFAKKNRYPVYPEQERKAIIASIGCVDEVFIEESLELKEEYIKKYAAHTLVMGNDWEGKFDNYKTICEVVYLPRTENISTTQIITQIKKYA
- a CDS encoding YidB family protein gives rise to the protein MSFLDELVGSLGNGQGQGNKLGQLQAIWNWVQEQGGIEVLLHKFQQGGLGEVLGSWIGTGNNQPVGGNDIQSAFGQGELQSLADKLGTDVQGASGTLAALLPQLIDKMSPQGQMDEQTLHDKQLDLGTMVDQLFKR
- a CDS encoding M48 family metallopeptidase; the protein is MKIQKTAVALGITVLLSSCAGFDNNALLQSGAQAYQAYTLSDDQVKQLSNQSCEQMDKENQIAPANSEYQQRLNKIAAALGDNINGVPANYKVYQTKDVNAWAMANGCIRVYSGLMDMMTDNEVEGVLGHEMGHVALGHTRKAMQVAYGTTAARTAAASVGGVIGSLSQSQLGELGEKLVNAQFSQTQESQADDYSYDLMKKRNIDPNGLVTSFEKLAKLEEGRQSTMFDSHPASEERAEHIRERIAADSK
- the tkt gene encoding transketolase is translated as MPSRKELANAIRALSMDAVQKAKSGHPGAPMGMADIAEVLWRGYLNHNPTNPLWADRDRFVLSNGHGSMLIYSLLHLSGYDLPMSELENFRQLHSKTPGHPEYGYTVGVETTTGPLGQGIANAVGFAIAERTLAAQFNRPGHDIVDHNTYVFMGDGCMMEGISHEVCSLAGTLKLGKLVAFYDDNGISIDGHIDGWFTDDTAKRFEAYGWHVVRGVDGHNADAIAQAIEEAKAVSDKPSLLMCKTVIGFGSPNKAGTHDSHGAPLGDDEIALTRKQLGWEHAPFVIPSEIYAEWDAKEVGQAKEATWNEKFAAYAKENPELAAEFKRRVSNELPANWQEESQKFVEQLQANPAKIASRKASQNAIEAFGKILPEYLGGSADLAPSNLTIWSGSKPINEDAAGNYIHYGVREFGMTAIANGLALHGGFLPYTATFLMFVEYARNAARMAALMKIRQIMVYTHDSIGLGEDGPTHQPVEQMASLRTTPNMSLWRPCDQVESAVAWKYAIERKDGPSALIFSRQNLAQQERTAEQLANVARGGYVLKDSAGTPELILIATGSEVELAVAAYDKLTSEGRKVRVVSMPSTDAFDKQSDEYRESVLPKAVSARVAIEAGIADYWFKYTGLNGAIIGMTSFGESAPADQLFELFGFTVDNVVAKAKALLA
- the epd gene encoding erythrose-4-phosphate dehydrogenase → MTVRVAINGFGRIGRNVLRALYETGRRAEITVVAINELAEAVGMAHLLKYDTSHGRFAFDVRQERDLLWVGDDTIRILHQAELKGLPWRELNVDVVLDCTGVYGSRADGEAHLQAGAKKVLFSHPGGNDLDATVVFGVNEQALKQSDRIVSNASCTTNCIIPVIKLLDDAFGIESGTVTTIHSAMHDQQVIDAYHSDLRRTRAASQSIIPVDTRLAAGITRIFPKFNDRFEAIAVRVPTINVTAIDLSVSVRQGVKACEVNALLQSAAEGAFRGIVDYTELPLVSVDFNHDPHSAIVDGTQTRVSGQHLIKTLVWCDNEWGFANRMLDTTLAMAASGFR